The following proteins are encoded in a genomic region of Alosa alosa isolate M-15738 ecotype Scorff River chromosome 10, AALO_Geno_1.1, whole genome shotgun sequence:
- the draxina gene encoding draxin isoform X2, with protein sequence MAAPGCWLPWALLLASLACSALSTNLGPTHPKRGSVARGGGDNTLLLDPEMGAGGGPHRRKHGGGGGGRNGKASAGLLSQRPTVHHPARPEDDGPGLEGLSPVRLEMGPGDRERERPHRGFRGAPSHARDNHPPGGELGRKGRRHGQGNGHAHGHQQGHLHGHLHGHGHQAEHKRHGGRKEKARHGFPPELELKDRDMLVERLSTPNQSPALPSRDPSPASRIPVAMVTSEHFPTLPPASTKPQKSGRGKAQGEVMPTLDMTLFDWTDYEDMKPVDSWPSSKKKDKRRSKNLSNMNVTVDADVIEPCDHHLDCLPGSCCDLRQHECKLQSRGLNNKCYDDCMCEEGLRCYAKFHRKRRVTRRKGRCVEPESANSDQGAFITG encoded by the exons atggccgCTCCCGGCTGCTGGCTGCCCTGGGCCCTGCTCCTCGCCTCTCTGGCCTGTTCTGCTCTGTCCACAAACTTGGGTCCCACGCACCCCAAGAGGGGCTCCGTCGCAAGAGGAGGGGGCGACAACACCCTGCTCCTGGACCCTGAAATGGGGGCGGGGGGCGGACCCCACCGCAGGAAGCAcggcggcggtggcggtggcagaAATGGGAAGGCCAGCGCTGGACTGCTGTCCCAGAGGCCCACAGTGCACCACCCTGCCCGGCCCGAAGATGACGGCCCGGGCCTGGAGGGCCTGAGTCCCGTGCGGCTGGAGATGGGGCCGggggacagggagagggagagaccccACCGGGGGTTCAGAGGTGCCCCTTCCCATGCCCGAGACAACCATCCACCTGGCGGAGAGCTGGGGAGGAAGGGCAGGAGGCATGGGCAGGGAAACGGGCACGCACATGGACACCAGCAAGGGCACCTGCATGGGCACCTGCACGGACATGGGCATCAGGCCGAACACAAGCGGCATGGTGGACGGAAGGAGAAGGCCAGACATG GTTTTCCTCCTGAGCTTGAGTTGAAAGACAGGGACATGCTCGTGGAACGCCTCTCTACCCCCAACCAAAGCCCTGCTCTCCCCTCTCGCGACCCCTCCCCCGCCTCCCGCATCCCCGTTGCCATGGTGACCAGCGAGCATTTCCCCACGTTACCCCCGGCCTCCACCAAACCCCAG AAGTCTGGCCGAGGGAAGGCCCAGGGCGAGGTGATGCCCACTCTGGACATGACCCTGTTTGACTGGACTGACTACGAGGACATGAAGCCCGTGGACTCCTGGCCCTCGTCCAAGAAAAAAG ATAAGCGACGCAGTAAGAACCTGAGCAACATGAACGTGACTGTCGATGCAGATGTCATTGAGCCATGTGACCACCACCTGGACTGTCTGCCTG GTTCTTGCTGTGACCTGAGGCAACATGAATGCAAGCTGCAAAGCCGAGGGCTCAACAATAAGTGCTATGATGACTGCATGTGCGAGGAAG GGCTCCGTTGCTACGCTAAGTTCCACCGGAAGCGCCGTGTGACTCGGCGAAAAGGCCGCTGCGTGGAGCCGGAGTCCGCCAACAGTGACCAGGGAGCTTTCATCACCGGCTga
- the draxina gene encoding draxin isoform X1: MAAPGCWLPWALLLASLACSALSTNLGPTHPKRGSVARGGGDNTLLLDPEMGAGGGPHRRKHGGGGGGRNGKASAGLLSQRPTVHHPARPEDDGPGLEGLSPVRLEMGPGDRERERPHRGFRGAPSHARDNHPPGGELGRKGRRHGQGNGHAHGHQQGHLHGHLHGHGHQAEHKRHGGRKEKARHGEVREGSGFPPELELKDRDMLVERLSTPNQSPALPSRDPSPASRIPVAMVTSEHFPTLPPASTKPQKSGRGKAQGEVMPTLDMTLFDWTDYEDMKPVDSWPSSKKKDKRRSKNLSNMNVTVDADVIEPCDHHLDCLPGSCCDLRQHECKLQSRGLNNKCYDDCMCEEGLRCYAKFHRKRRVTRRKGRCVEPESANSDQGAFITG; the protein is encoded by the exons atggccgCTCCCGGCTGCTGGCTGCCCTGGGCCCTGCTCCTCGCCTCTCTGGCCTGTTCTGCTCTGTCCACAAACTTGGGTCCCACGCACCCCAAGAGGGGCTCCGTCGCAAGAGGAGGGGGCGACAACACCCTGCTCCTGGACCCTGAAATGGGGGCGGGGGGCGGACCCCACCGCAGGAAGCAcggcggcggtggcggtggcagaAATGGGAAGGCCAGCGCTGGACTGCTGTCCCAGAGGCCCACAGTGCACCACCCTGCCCGGCCCGAAGATGACGGCCCGGGCCTGGAGGGCCTGAGTCCCGTGCGGCTGGAGATGGGGCCGggggacagggagagggagagaccccACCGGGGGTTCAGAGGTGCCCCTTCCCATGCCCGAGACAACCATCCACCTGGCGGAGAGCTGGGGAGGAAGGGCAGGAGGCATGGGCAGGGAAACGGGCACGCACATGGACACCAGCAAGGGCACCTGCATGGGCACCTGCACGGACATGGGCATCAGGCCGAACACAAGCGGCATGGTGGACGGAAGGAGAAGGCCAGACATGGTGAGGTCCGGGAGGGGTCAG GTTTTCCTCCTGAGCTTGAGTTGAAAGACAGGGACATGCTCGTGGAACGCCTCTCTACCCCCAACCAAAGCCCTGCTCTCCCCTCTCGCGACCCCTCCCCCGCCTCCCGCATCCCCGTTGCCATGGTGACCAGCGAGCATTTCCCCACGTTACCCCCGGCCTCCACCAAACCCCAG AAGTCTGGCCGAGGGAAGGCCCAGGGCGAGGTGATGCCCACTCTGGACATGACCCTGTTTGACTGGACTGACTACGAGGACATGAAGCCCGTGGACTCCTGGCCCTCGTCCAAGAAAAAAG ATAAGCGACGCAGTAAGAACCTGAGCAACATGAACGTGACTGTCGATGCAGATGTCATTGAGCCATGTGACCACCACCTGGACTGTCTGCCTG GTTCTTGCTGTGACCTGAGGCAACATGAATGCAAGCTGCAAAGCCGAGGGCTCAACAATAAGTGCTATGATGACTGCATGTGCGAGGAAG GGCTCCGTTGCTACGCTAAGTTCCACCGGAAGCGCCGTGTGACTCGGCGAAAAGGCCGCTGCGTGGAGCCGGAGTCCGCCAACAGTGACCAGGGAGCTTTCATCACCGGCTga
- the LOC125302502 gene encoding type-1 angiotensin II receptor-associated protein isoform X1, with translation MEIPAINLKAIVLVHWLLTVWGCMAWLPPSYAWGNFTMLAIGVWAVAHRDSIDAVLMFLLGMVLTILTDIIHFGIYYPVFEGLTERNRDTFRFSVGMSILSLLLKPVSCFFVYQMYRERGGDYNVNFGFPTVTRNRDAYQSIDQQDQSSSAPANPFNQAEGSKPARSY, from the exons ATGGAAATCCCAGCCATTAATCTCAAG GCCATCGTACTGGTTCACTGGTTGCTGACAGTCTG GGGCTGCATGGCCTGGCTTCCACCATCCTATGCTTGGGGAAACTTTACCATGCTGGCTATTGGTGTATGGGCGGTTGCTCACAGAGACTCCATTGATGCTGTGCTAATG TTCCTTCTGGGGATGGTTTTGACCATTCTGACAGACATTATCCACTTTGGAATCTATTACCCGGTGTTCGAGGGCCTGACGGAGAGGAACAGGGACACGTTTCGCTTCAGCGTGGGCATGTCCATCCTCAGCCTGCTCCTCAAGCCTGTCTCCTGCTTCTTTGTCTACCAAATGTACCGGGAGAGGGGAGGTGACTACAACGTCAACTTCG GGTTCCCCACAGTCACGCGCAACCGAGACGCCTACCAGTCCATCGACCAGCAAGACCAGTCGTCCAGTGCTCCAGCAAACCCCTTCAACCAGGCTGAGGGCAGCAAGCCAGCACGGTCCTACTGA
- the LOC125302502 gene encoding type-1 angiotensin II receptor-associated protein isoform X2: protein MEIPAINLKAIVLVHWLLTVWGCMAWLPPSYAWGNFTMLAIGVWAVAHRDSIDAVLMFLLGMVLTILTDIIHFGIYYPVFEGLTERNRDTFRFSVGMSILSLLLKPVSCFFVYQMYRERGGDYNVNFDLETSVDSHCTTDSADSNFRRY from the exons ATGGAAATCCCAGCCATTAATCTCAAG GCCATCGTACTGGTTCACTGGTTGCTGACAGTCTG GGGCTGCATGGCCTGGCTTCCACCATCCTATGCTTGGGGAAACTTTACCATGCTGGCTATTGGTGTATGGGCGGTTGCTCACAGAGACTCCATTGATGCTGTGCTAATG TTCCTTCTGGGGATGGTTTTGACCATTCTGACAGACATTATCCACTTTGGAATCTATTACCCGGTGTTCGAGGGCCTGACGGAGAGGAACAGGGACACGTTTCGCTTCAGCGTGGGCATGTCCATCCTCAGCCTGCTCCTCAAGCCTGTCTCCTGCTTCTTTGTCTACCAAATGTACCGGGAGAGGGGAGGTGACTACAACGTCAACTTCG ATCTGGAGACCTCCGTGGACAGTCACTGCACCACGGACAGTGCAGACAGTAATTTTCGTCGCTATTAG